The Chelonia mydas isolate rCheMyd1 chromosome 1, rCheMyd1.pri.v2, whole genome shotgun sequence nucleotide sequence CCCTTTATGGCCTTCAGCACCAGTAAACGTCTCTGTGTATTATACAgatacattaaaaaaccagtagcACAACAGAAATATTCAAACCCACTAAGTAACATCGAGCTGGGCGGGGCCCAGTTAGCTTCCTCCGCACACAGGGATGGAGCCTTCAAAGGGGAAGGCTGAGTGTGTGCTTGTTTTGAACTGGTCCCATCTAGCAAGCCAGGAGGATCTCCAACAGGGGCATTAATAGACATATATCAGAGAGGACGGCAAGTTCCAAAATGCAAGGGACTACAAATCCCAACATGCAATGCTTCGTGAGAGCCGCATGGAGCACTACAAGCTGGGACTCCTTGCCCTCCAGCCGCTCACAGTCTGTCCCGCTCATCAcaagcctggcccagcccctggTTCCAGGGCTGGGTAACATGTCCCCGCCCCCAGATGTACGGGGAACTATTAGATGCGCCCCAAGGAGGGTTGTGCTGATTGGCTGAGTCACTGAGGTTGATGCTGGTGACCTCCCTGTACAAAGTCTCCACCTCTCCTGGCAATAGCGAATGGGCGAAGATCCGGGAGGGACACGGCCCCTGCGCTTCGGAAAGCTGAATAGGCAGACCCCTAAATAAACTCTCCCGCTGTCTATTACAGCTGCCATGGCAAAGAGCTACCATCCCCTTCCTTTCAGCCCCCAGTATGGTTCATGGGACAGCCGGAAGCTCCTGGAATAAGGAAGCCACAGGATCTTATCTCTGCCCTCGGAGAGGCTCCTCTCTGTATAGACCCCCAACCTCCCTGATACCAGGCCATCAAGGGACGTTTCTCTCCTTCTCCTAGGCTCATCCCAACCCCCAGTCCAAAGATCGGGGAGCAAACACAGCACCCAGTTGGGgcagagctgccggtgggggagTCCTCAAAAAACTCCATGCAGCAGGGTGAAGAAAGGAACAATCCACGACTCCATCTGGGAGCTGGGGCATCCTGGATCCATCCCACAAGCCCCACAGGAGCCCGGCCTCTCGGGGCATCACCAGCAAACATCCGTTTGGTTTTGTTTCCGTCACCCGCGGAGCAATAAATAACAATACCTGGTAGGCCATGTCCAGCTGCTGTGAAACCAGCTGAGACGAGGGCTGGCGCCCTCCCGCGGGCAGGATGAGGGCCGAATGTCTCGGGTGGGAAGATCAGCAGGGAGGTGCCCGGGAAACCCAGGATGGGGAAGGAGTTCAAAAGCAGCCACAAACTACCAAGGAAGCATCAAGGTTTGCAGCAGAGAAGAACCTGCCTCTGAGCGAAAACCATTCTTGGTCGGAACCTGGAGTGTGAGCTTTAAACCCGTGTCTGTATGCCGGGGGGTCTGCAGGCTCCTCCACAGTCTGTCTCCCGATGAGGTGGTCTCCAGGGCTTATCCAGGCAGCAGAAAGGGTCTGGGTCCCTCCTGGCCTAAAAGTCTGAGTCGGCATCCAGCAGCTCGGCATCCATGAGATTtgtctgggagtggaggggggcgAAGCCTGCCCTTCTGCCATGAGTCCTTGGCCCGCAGGGGACGCTCCCACCGGGCAGGGCACCGGGATCCAGGCCCGCGGCGGGGGGCCGGAACGAGCTGTTGTACTGCTGGTGTGCCAGGAAGCACCTCACGCTGCCCTCGAGGGCCAGATCTTCCTGGGGCCCGGTCTCGGGGCAGAAGGGGTTGCTGATCAGATGGAAGGCATCGTGTTTCCTGGAGCGGGCGGGTTTGTCCCGGGGCCCCTGGGGGAAGAGGCCTTCGTGCTGGGAGACGCTGAGCCCCAGGCCAGGGTAGGAGCCCAGGGGTGGCACCTCTTCCCCAACCTGAGGCTCCCTGGGGTTGGAGACCAGGCACTTCTGCCTTGGCAGCTTGGGCAGGCGAGGGACGGCACTGCGGGCCTGAGGGGTGAAGTAGCCCACATCGCAGATGGCGGGCCCCAGGGGGCAGACttccttcttcttcctcctcgtCTTCTTCTTGCGGCTGGCTCTCTTCTCCAGCTCGGGCGAGATCTCTGTGTCCACCACCCACAGGTTCGCCCTTTCGTCCGGTGGCACTAAAGGCACGAGAGAGGGGAGATGGGGTGAGAGGGGCCTTCCCGGGTGGGTTCGCTGGTAAAACGCTGCAGGCAAACTCAGTGACCGGGACGGCAGGAGATGGACCCGAGTGCGGGCACAGCATGGGCAAGTGCGATGGATCCTTGTCCtcacccagctctgtcactgcacCCGTCCCAGCCAGAGATTCccggctgccccagccccgccaatGCCTCAATCCCAACCCCTGCTCCTGACTGTTCCCGTCATGGGGCCCCTTACATGGCTTTGCCCATGacctcaatcccaacctgcagccccctgctatcccagctctgAGCTCCCCCGAatagctccccacccccctcaatcccgacctgcagccccctgctatcccagctctgAGCTCCCCCGAatagctccccacccccctcaatcccaacctgcagccccctatCCCAGCTCTGAACAACTCATACGCAGCTCTTCAGTGCTCCTCAATcttgacctgcagccccctgctatcccagctctgagctgcccccattttacaggtggagaagtgacttgccccaagtcaCGCACCAGGTTAGTGTCAGGGCGAGGAGGAAAACCaaagtctcctgacttccagcccagtACTTTCCATCTAAATGTGGAGAGCAAAGCTggccttgtggctaaggcactgggaCGCAGGAATCCTGCATTTGATTTCTGGCTCTGCGGACATtcatctttctgcctcagtttcccagctgtcaGAAGCTAGATTGCAGGGCGTGTCTCTTGCTGTGGGGCTGAGCAGCACCCACCACAAACGGGCCCTGACCTCAACAGaaacctctaggtgctaccggGACAAAAAGTACCTGGTGCAGACACGCGTGATGTCATGACCTCATCGCCTGcccgcctccctccccgccccacgctTTCCCAGGGACTCACCGGGTGTCGCCACGGGCGTGACGGAGATGTCCTGTGGCAGGATAGCCCCTCTCCTGGCCACCATCTTGGTGACGTGCTGGGCCCAGGCCGAGGACATGTCAGCTGAGGGCTCATTGATGTCGAAAGCCAAACCAGCTGGGACGAAAGCCACAGAGGAGATTCTTACAGCCCGTTCAGCGGAGGGGGGAATCCCGCGGCCTGAGCCGGGGTGCGGGGGATCTTCACTGATTCACCCCAATCTCCCGCCCCTCCAGCTGATCCCACAAGCAGCCCGTGCCGGAATCAACGCCCTGCGTTCCCGGGGCGCCCAGGAGGCCCTCCCATTCCCACACGATGTCCCCAGCCCGCAGAGGCTGGACCCTGTGCTAACGGCCCTGCACAGCGTGCAGACACAGTGAGGATGCCTTTTCcagctgcctaggagctgagagcCCAGAGGGTCTTTGCCGGGCTGTGACATCACCAACAGTAACGACGCGACGGCCAAACAGGCCAGAAGTCAGCCTGAGGGGTGCCTGGATGatggtggggcggggctgggggggtgggggggagcgcagagtctggccctttaaatggATCTTTGGCCACAGAATGGCGAACTGCTGCATGAGTTGGGCTAGAATCCGGCTCCCTCTTGACTAACAACATACTGTAGTCACTTAATTAATTATTACTCTGTACACAGACAGGCAGATGAGCCAGTGGGTCAGCACATCTGGGtccaattccctgttctgccagaTTTCCACTGTGACCATGGGCGAGTCACTTCGCctccttctgcctcagtttcccttctttcctATGGGGATAAGAGCCCCGGCCACTCAGGGACGAGCGAGGGTAATTGCACTAAAGACTCTGAGGCGCTCCGATACTGGGCCGCACAAGTAACTTAGCTAGACAGAGACGTGCACCTTCTGAGGTAACTTCCTTGGACTCATGGAGTTACGCCAGGAGGGAACTGGGTCCAAGGAGCAGATCTGTTGGGTAGGGCGGGGCCATTTGTAAGTCAGTCGCTTTTCCGACAGCGCTTTTAATGTGTAAATAAATCCTGCAGCTTGCCAGCTCCCTGGCACAGGACTGGGATATTGCtctagggcagcggttctcaaactttagcaacccgaggacccccattttgattttaattttttcatggATCCCCAAGCCTCATGCTcagacccaggccctgcccccaactccaccccttcccccaaggccccaccccaactTTTCCTGTCCCCACTGTTCCccggcgtgcaggaggcgctgggagggcaggacaggagttgatcagtggggcccgtggacctcctggaccccagtttgagaaacactgctctagagagATAGggtcatcaatggctattagccaagtggtcagggatgccaccccaggctctgggtgtccctagcctgtttgccagatgctgggaatggacgacaggggatggatcactcagtggatgcctgttctgttcattcccagcGCCTGGCACcagccattgtcggaagacacgatactgggctagatggaccattgctctggcccagtctggccgttcttctCTTCTAGCTGCTGGCCCCTTTCAGGGACGCAGGGATTCAGCCACACACTTAATAACAAGGCAGCGCGATGGGCGCAGTCAGACTGGGCGTTACGGGCCGGTCTCACCCTGCGGCAGCCTGGGGTGCCCCCAGGCGCTCTTGGCAGTGCCCTCTAGTGAGGGCGGAGGGAGGCGCCTTGCTGAGAACCACGGCCCACGTGCCCCACAACAAAGCTGGGACCACAGAAGCGTCTTGCAGTGGGGGCTGCAAACCTGCCACCGAAGAGGGGGCCTACCGCCAGGGGCGGTGGCGTGTGAAAGCCCCCGTGGTCCCCGCCCCTGCCCGGGACGTACCCACGGGCCCGTCGTGCGAGACGGTGTGCATGCTGAAGGACAGCTCCTGCTCCGGGTTGTGCAGCAGCTCCTTCCGCTTGGAGAAGGCCTTGGCAATCATCTTGCTTTTCTTGATCCTCTTGGGCTCGTCGTCGCTCTGGCCGGTCagcctgtgggggagggaatgggggccaggGGGAGGGCTGGCTCagcgggggagggcagggcactgatcttctccagcagggggctggagatcccccggggtggggctgaggagtgccagggctgctgctcctgggctgcGCCCCTCCGCCCCTCTCCCGCTGAACCAGGAAGCCATCTGTTTGTCTGTTACCAAGGGAATCCCTCCACCATCCCAACCCAAAGGACTCGGTGTCCCGCTCCTTCCCCGCACCACGGTGGGGAACACGCTGGCACCAagggctggattctccagggcCCTTCCCGCCACTCTGGCTGGGTGATGGGTCTGGAAAATGGGCATAAAATTCATTTCCAGAGTGGTGGCCAGGGCTTTGGTGTCCATGAGACTGGGGCCCCAAGCCCCATCCCTGGGATCACCCCTCCAGGAGCCCTGACCCCTCGGCACAAAAGGTCTTGGGGGACTCGCAGCAGCCCCCCGCAGCCGTGGGTCAAACTCACACAGGCGCCCCCACCACCCGGCACCTCCTAACTCCGGGATCTGCCCCTTCTTCGCAGCACCACGCGGCTCCCCATGCAGCTCGGCCGAAAGGGGGGGACTGCACAATGGGgtctcagcccccctgctctggatggagaaatcccttctcctcccccacctctttaaTGGGCAtgtagggctggaggggcagcctgggagaccAATGCCCCCGACGGAGCCACATCCAGGTACGACACAGGAGATGCTGGCTGCACAcgcttccctcccccctgcagacGTGCGTCGCTCCCGAACCAGAGGGGCCGTAGCTAGGGGGGCCCAGGGAATTCAGCCTCCAGGCTGGGAGCTGATGAGCCATCCCTGAACGAGCCTGGGGAAGTCACATCTGGTGATGGGTCCGTCCTGCtctaggctccagccaatccacaagcggGTCTGGTGAcccatgctccagccctgctccgactccagcctcgttcccaatcctgctccagccctgctccgactccagcctcgttcccaatcctgctccgactccagcctcgttcccaatccttctccagccctgctccgactccagcctcgttcccaatcctgctccagccctgctccgactccagcctcgttcccaatccttctccagccctgctccgacTCTAGCCTCATTCCCAATCCTGCTccgactccagcctcgttcccaatcctgctccagccctgctccgactccagcctcgttcccaatcctgctccagccctgctccgactccagcctcgttcccaatcctgctccgactccagcctcgttcccaatcctgctccagccctgctccgactccagcctcgttcccaatccttctctgactccagcctcgttcccaatccttctccagccctgctccgactccagcctcgttcccaatcctgctccgactccagcctcgttcccaatcctgctccagccctgctccgacTCCAGCCTCATTCCCAATCCTGCTccgactccagcctcgttcccaatcctgctccagccctgctccgactccagccttgttcccaatcctgctccagccctgctccgactccagcctcgttcccaatcctgctctgactccagcctcgttcccaatccttctccagccctgctccgactccagcctcgttcccaatccttctccagccctgctccgacTCCAGCCTCATTCCCAATCCTGCTccgactccagcctcgttcccaatcctgctccagccctgctccgacTCCAGCCTCATTCCCAATCCTGCTccgactccagcctcgttcccaatcctgctccagctctgctccgactccagcctcgttcccaatcctgctccagccctgctccgactccagcctcgttcccaatcctgctccgactccagcctcgttcccaatccttctccagccctgctccgactccagcctcgttcccaatcctgctccagccctgctccgactccagcctcgttcccaatcctgctccagccctgctccgactccagcctcgttcccaatcctgctccagccctgctccgactccagcctcgttcccaatcctgctccagccctgctccgactccagcctcgttcccagCCCTGTTccgactccagcctcgttcccagtactgctccgactccagcctcgttcccagtactgctccgactccagcctcgttcccaatcctgctccagccctgctccgactccagcctcgttcccaatcctgctccagccctgctccgactccagcctcgttcccaatccttctctgactccagccctgctccaactccagcctcgttcccaatccttctctgactccagccctgctccgactccagcctcgttcccaatccttctccagccctgctccgactccagcctcgttcccaatccttctccagccctgctccgactccagcctcgttcccaatccttctccagccctgctacgactccagcctcgttcccaatcctgctccagccctgctccgactccagcctcgttcccaatcctgctccagccctgctccgactccagcctcgttcccaatccttctccagccctgctccgactccagcctcgttcccaatcctgctccagccctgctctgactccagcctcgttcccaatcctgctccgactccagcctcgttcccaatccttctccagccctgctccgactccagcctcgttcccaatcctgctctgactccagcctcgttcccagccctgctcttgctccagcctcgttcccagccctgctcttgctTTGTTCCAAACCTGCTCTTGACTCGTGACTCCAACCTTTGGCTCCAGGTCCTGGCCCGGTTGCCACCACACCCACCACTACCACTGCTCCAGTCACTAGGCCTGACCCTCCCCAtctcagcttctgacaaacaccactctgtgcctctctGTTGGGAACACACCCCATCCCCTAGGAACCGGCTGAGACCCATTGCACATGGGCCACCAGACAGCTGCTGGATGAGAACAGCTACAGACCTGGGCTGGACTGGGCCTTGCGGGCGATGGGCATGTGGTCCCGCAAGCTGAGCCTCAGCTCCTGGGGCTCAGAGGATACAGGGCCCTGAGACCccagcagctgggggcagggctgctccTACCTGCACCAGGTGCGCTTCCAGATGAGGAGGGTGGCTTTGGTCCACACCCAGGTGCTCATGGAAATGCCAGTGCCGAACATGGCAAAGAGGTTGATCTTCTCCACCAGCAGGCTGGGCCGGTTCTTGATCTCGCAGTTTGGGATCGGCTTGTTGGTTTGGATGGCGATCGTCACATTAGCTTCGCACCTGCGGCAGGGACATGGGGCATGGCAGCGGCATGAGGCACAGGGGCCAGAACCCACCCTTGGCAATGGGCAGCTGGGGCACCCGGGAagcaacctcccaccccccatcccctgcgaCGAAGCACTCTCCCCTTAGCGCAACCAGATAAAGGGCAATGACATACGCCCCCTGCAAGGAGCAGCTGCTGATTAGATTCAGGGGCTGAGTCCCCTGCCCACAGCTCGACGACCCCCAACAGCTGCCCAGATACCACGGTGTTGGGGGCCATGCGAGGGCAGGAAGCTGATGGCAGCCACAGGAGCGCCACGTGATGGGCTTTCTTCAGAAAGTTTCAGCAGAGCTTCACGGGGCGCGGCAGAAGCCCCCCGGTCTGAGCCGCGGGACCAGCCTGGCAGGGAACGACCCAGCACCAACCAGAGTGATGGGCAAATGGGCCCATCTTGGGTTCCTCCCGATGCATCTCACCGGGATCAGGCATGGCAGGGTGCCCCCGGTCTCCGTGCCGTAGCCCTAGGCTTTGCTCCTCGCTGAAATGGGAACAGGCCCGGGGCCATGGATGGCCTGGGCAGTCATGCCACAACGTGCCTGTGAGAGGTGACGTGGCATCCCCCGGGGATTGCCGTTCCCCCAGCATCAGGCGACACCAGGGCGGGAATCCACACGAGCAGCCAGGCTTCTGcgtggggaaagggaagagcatcATCACAGGACCTGGCAGCGGAGGGGAGGTCATGGAAAGCGTCACTTTCTTCCAACACAGAGCGAGGCGCTCTACTGGAATCCCCCCGAGACTCTTCCCGCCCCaccaggtgggggctgggggtgcctgTTAGAGGGACTGGGGGAAGAAACATGGCCTGTCCCCACTTACAGGACATACTCCCGGAAGCTCCGCTCCCACTCAGCCTGGTTGAAGAAGTCGTAGAAGTGGCAGGCGAAGGTGATGAGCACGAAGCCGAAGGCCAGGAAGCCAAAGATGCCTGAAAGGAAGCACATGAAGGCCCGGGGGTTAttcccacagccccagggccaggacgCGGCATGCTGCCAGCCAGAGAGAAGCCCTGATGGAAACACAACAATCCAGGAAAAGTGAAGGGAGGGGTCAAACCAGGGCTTGGGCTCCTTCCGCGCCTCTGATGGGGTCCTCGTCAAAATCAGCTGCACCCGCTTTCAGCACGCCTTTCGTCCCAAAGAGCTTTACGTACCGTCTACACAGAGGTCATGTTACCCGggagtgaaatgcagccacctctggggaggaccGTGGCAGCTGCGTAACAGTAGCACTACACAACAGTTTCGGACCAGAAAAGGAAGAATATATCCAACCTTCCCAGGGACTCCGAGGGAGGCAAAATGCACTCACTCAGGCTGGCGTTTGGCCAGGAGGCCTGGGTTAACTTGGCAGAGAGGCTCCGGGAGTGGCCAGGACTTGGCTTTCATGCCTTATCTGAAGGGCAGCCCCAGGCCAGGCTCGTGTTCACAACGGACTCAGAGGCGAGAGCACCCTCCGAGAGCCACGCATACCCCTCCCCGTGTCTTCTACTGGCCCCGCACCACCACTTTGTGCAGGCCCTGGGTTCCCCGGGAGGCTCCTACCCAAAGCTAGCCCTTTGGGACGTGTGAGATCCTGGCCCGGGTAACACGCAGGCACCAGCTGAACCCAAACCCGCCCGGCTTACCCAGCCGTAACATGGTCTCGTTGATTTTGCTGGCAGCTTTCTCGCTCAGCAGGCCGGGGTGGTTGCTTTTGATGGAGAACAAAGTCATGACACCTAGGGCAGACAGACAGCAAGACAGGCGCGTCAGCCGGGACTGGGGCTGCCAGATCAAGCAGCTAGGCAAGAGACCCCGGGATCGCCTGAGGTGGCCTCTGAAGCCCCAGCGAGACGGAGCAGGGAGGCCGAGCTGGGCTCACGGGCGGACGCAGCATCTGGCTCTGGTGTGGTCGCTGGCGGTGTGACCTCAGGGGACACGGCCAAGCGGGAGCAGgcagctgaggagcagagaggagccTGGGCAGGTGCAAGTTCCCGCTGGCCGAGCCAACCCTCCCTGATCAGCTCTTCACTGGGGCGACACTCTGGGGACAgacccccccccgaccctcccgTGGGCTGCTCCAGGGCGTTGAGGAAAAGTTACCATATGTGACTCCactttggtttggggcccaccattgtctaaaagcaaacacatcatgcactaggaggagtgttccttagatactgcattcctgtgaaaaccctcccccttggctccagcctgtctcgactccTGGTTTCTGtgctttgtctgttcctaactccctgcctcctggccttgatgtgagcctcccatcctgataagaacgGTTACTGATGCATTactttaggaccatgttgtgtagCTGAAGTAATGGTCtagcacggggaatgtacctagcagggacaggtggtagataagggaagggtttgtctattggctaaggtttccgatgcacgagggcaacatgctttgctaaaaggtatataatctttcTATAACCTGCATTCAGGGTCCCCTTCTGACTatcaggggggcaccacgctcgagcgtaataaacttaatatctttgggaactctgcagttgtaggctttgttcatgtgcctcagcctagactcgaactgcgcgtgacctatcaggtataattcgcaacaAGGGCTAGAGGAGAAGAGCTGTTTAGGGTGCGGGGGAGGAGATGGGCTACACCTGGCTGGTTTTCAGTACCCTGGCTGCTGGCCATTCAATGAACTACAGCAGCCCCCCTCCGCACTGGCTGGGGAAGTTTATCCCAGCCTGCACTGACCTTAAAACTCAGCAGGGTTCAGGGTAGCATCTTCCTTTCCAGCCACGAACCAGAGCCCACaacacacaccaccccctgggcaaGGCCCAGCGTGTGTCACCCACATTAGAATATGGTTTCtgtgtctccctctagtggctggtccacgtAAGAGGATAACAGTCCACTATAGCTGCCAGCTGAGCGACCGCATGCAGTGTGGCTGTAGCagtgtctgtcccaggatatgagagagacaaggcgggtgaagtaatatctgttattgggccaacttctgctggggagaaagACGAGCTTTTGCgctgcacagagctctgctgcaggtctgggaaatgtacttagCCTAGGCACtgagtttttcttttcctccacccCCTGGCTCTTCCtcgaggccccatccccacttcgccccctcccccgaggctccacccttgctccgcctcttcccatccctgctccgccccctcccggcTTTCAGCTAATCAggggtgctgccaaacagctgtggctggtgggtactcagcacccactattgttttttctgtgggtgctccaagcCTGGAGCAgaggtcagaccaagggtccatctagcccagtgtccggtcttccgacagtggccagtgccaggtgccccagagggaatgaacagaacagggaatcagcaagtgatccatcccctgtggcccattcccagcttctggcaaacagaggctagggacaccatccctgcccatcctggctaatagtcattgatggacctatcctccatgaacttatctagttccttttgaaccctgttatagtcttggccctcacaacatcctctggcaaggagttccacaggttgactgtgccttgtgtgaagaaatacttccttttgtttgttttaaacctgctgcctattaatttcatttggtgacccctagttcttgtgttatgagaaggagtaaataacaatttAACAATCCAAGTAAtaattccttatttactttctccacaccagtcatgattttatagacctctatcatatcccctcttagtcgtctcttttccaagctgaaaagtcccagtcttattaacctctcctcatacagaagccgttccatacccctaatcattcttgttgcccttttctgaacctgtggctgcccattgagtggatgttttcagagaactctccacaacgactccaagatctttcttgagtggtaacagctgatttagaccccatcattttatatgtacagttgggattatgttttccaatgtgcattactttgcatttattaacactgaatttcatttgccattttgttgccaagtcacccagttctgtgagatccttttgtagctcttcgcagtctgcctgggacttaactgtcttgagtagttttgtaacagctgcaaattttgccacctcactgtttacccctttttccagatcatttatgaatatgttgaataggactgggcccaatacagacccctgggggacaccactatttacctctctccattctgaaaactgaccatttattcctaccctttgtttcctatcttttaaccagctaccaatccatgagagaacctcccctcttatcccatgacagcttactttgcttaagagcctttggtgagggaccttgtcacagctaaatacaagattggctggtttcactcacatttaatgccccaataacaattatgtgagtgaaaccagacaatcacaaCACTCTCAAATGAATTCTCACAGGAAaaggataaaagacaaaaacaccctgtcacaTGTGGGCAAACGCTTTTCGCACAGCGATCACTACAC carries:
- the SMO gene encoding smoothened homolog, with translation MAGSLQSGPRPRGPARPREGEGGRRGPAMALAGWGRGPLLWGLLLLLGLGPGPPACRGAQLNASAARDRCKRAAPCERLRSSACLGSALPYAATSTLLAADSGSQEEAHDKLLLWSGLRNAPRCWDAIQPLLCAVYMPKCEDGQVELPSQTLCQATRGPCTIVERERGWPDFLKCTTDRFPEGCPNEVQNLKFNSSGHCEAPLVQTDNPKSWYEDVEGCGIQCQNPLFTEHEHRDMHVYIAAFSSVTIFCTFFTLATFVADWKNSNRYPAVILFYVNACFFVGSIGWLAQFMDGARGEIVCRADGTMRLGEPTSNETLSCVIIFVIVYYSLMSGVIWFVMLTYAWHTSFKALGTTYQPLLGKTSYFHLVTWSIPFVLTVAILAVAQVDGDSVSGICFVGYKNYRFRAGFVLAPIGLVLIVGGYFLIRGVMTLFSIKSNHPGLLSEKAASKINETMLRLGIFGFLAFGFVLITFACHFYDFFNQAEWERSFREYVLCEANVTIAIQTNKPIPNCEIKNRPSLLVEKINLFAMFGTGISMSTWVWTKATLLIWKRTWCRLTGQSDDEPKRIKKSKMIAKAFSKRKELLHNPEQELSFSMHTVSHDGPVAGLAFDINEPSADMSSAWAQHVTKMVARRGAILPQDISVTPVATPVPPDERANLWVVDTEISPELEKRASRKKKTRRKKKEVCPLGPAICDVGYFTPQARSAVPRLPKLPRQKCLVSNPREPQVGEEVPPLGSYPGLGLSVSQHEGLFPQGPRDKPARSRKHDAFHLISNPFCPETGPQEDLALEGSVRCFLAHQQYNSSFRPPAAGLDPGALPGGSVPCGPRTHGRRAGFAPLHSQTNLMDAELLDADSDF